From one Ferrovibrio sp. MS7 genomic stretch:
- a CDS encoding alpha/beta fold hydrolase has product MPPELFLDALLQEATSRLGRMALGIGAYRDHAYHRDLPDPPVIWQEGTTRLLDYGTNAGGKAVLLAPSLVNRHYVLDLAPGQSLVRYLASQGLRPLLLDWAAPGPEELRFDLTAYIARLGRALAAARAAQGGSPAALLGYCMGGNLALAAALRHPDDVSGLALLATPWDFHAGGAHQAALVQQLAPQLAPPQPDPGAEPQPMAVDMLQAFFWALDPLTVLRKFTGFTRTDPESEAAQRFVAMEDWLNDGIPLANAVARECLEGWYGGNTPARGEWRVGGEVMQPARWRKPALVVLPERDKLVPKPSAEALFQALPGAWRHDAPSGHIGMVVGPRAETGLWQPLAEWLRDWA; this is encoded by the coding sequence GTGCCGCCGGAGCTGTTCCTGGACGCCCTGCTGCAGGAGGCGACGAGTAGGCTCGGCCGCATGGCGCTGGGTATCGGCGCCTATCGCGACCATGCCTATCACCGCGACCTGCCCGATCCGCCGGTGATCTGGCAGGAAGGCACCACGCGGCTGCTGGATTACGGCACGAATGCGGGCGGCAAGGCGGTGCTGCTGGCGCCCTCCCTGGTAAACCGCCATTACGTGCTCGACCTGGCGCCCGGCCAAAGCCTGGTGCGCTATCTCGCCAGCCAGGGGCTCAGGCCGCTGCTGCTCGACTGGGCGGCGCCGGGGCCTGAGGAATTGCGTTTTGATCTCACCGCCTATATCGCCCGGCTCGGCCGGGCGCTGGCCGCCGCCCGTGCAGCACAGGGCGGCAGCCCGGCGGCCCTGCTCGGCTATTGCATGGGCGGCAATCTGGCGCTGGCCGCGGCGCTTCGCCATCCCGATGACGTTTCCGGCCTGGCGCTGCTGGCGACGCCATGGGATTTCCATGCCGGCGGCGCGCATCAGGCCGCCCTGGTGCAGCAACTGGCGCCGCAGCTTGCGCCGCCACAGCCGGATCCTGGCGCCGAGCCGCAGCCGATGGCGGTGGATATGCTGCAGGCCTTCTTCTGGGCGCTCGATCCGCTCACCGTGCTGCGCAAGTTCACCGGCTTCACCCGCACCGACCCGGAAAGCGAGGCGGCGCAGCGCTTTGTCGCCATGGAGGACTGGCTGAATGACGGCATCCCGCTGGCCAATGCGGTGGCGCGGGAATGCCTGGAAGGCTGGTATGGCGGCAATACCCCGGCGCGCGGTGAATGGCGGGTCGGCGGCGAGGTAATGCAGCCGGCGCGCTGGCGCAAACCGGCCCTGGTGGTACTGCCCGAGCGCGACAAGCTGGTGCCAAAACCCTCGGCCGAGGCGCTGTTCCAGGCCCTGCCGGGCGCCTGGCGCCATGATGCGCCGAGTGGCCATATCGGCATGGTAGTGGGGCCACGCGCCGAAACCGGCCTGTGGCAGCCACTGGCCGAGTGGCTGCGCGACTGGGCCTGA
- the glpD gene encoding glycerol-3-phosphate dehydrogenase encodes MQQPPADLLVIGGGVNGTGIARDAAGRGLSVILAERGDLAGATSSAATKLIHGGLRYLEQYEFRLVREALAEREVLLRLAPHIIWPLRFVLPHHPGLRPAWMIRIGLFLYDHLASRVSLPGSVGISLRNDPRGAPLKPSFTRGFEYSDGWVDDSRLVVLNAMSARELGAEVHTRTAVTAARRENSLWHATLVDQDSGQSREVTARGIVNAAGPWVRDLLVGGFGRNPKNAVRLIKGSHIVTRRLFEGEHCYIFQNADGRVLFAVPYEQDYTLIGTTDVALQSLDGPPRISEEEIDYLLASASEYFAKPVQRDDIVWSYAGVRPLYDDGENDPSAITRDYVLDLEADAAPLLSVYGGKLTTYRRLAEHAMDKLKPFYPAMRSGWTATGILPGGNVGEFSGFAAELARRHAGLDQPWLHSLARRHGSHCDAILGDAKAMSDLGEHFGGGLYAAEVSWLMRQEWAREADDVIWRRTKCGLRMSAVQRERLQTWMAANRPNLTETPSA; translated from the coding sequence ATGCAGCAGCCCCCTGCTGACCTTCTGGTCATTGGCGGCGGCGTCAACGGCACCGGCATCGCCCGGGATGCCGCCGGCCGCGGCCTCAGCGTCATCCTGGCCGAACGCGGCGACCTTGCCGGCGCCACCTCCTCGGCAGCCACCAAACTGATCCATGGTGGCCTGCGCTACCTGGAGCAATACGAGTTCCGCCTGGTGCGCGAGGCCCTGGCCGAGCGCGAGGTGCTGCTGCGCCTGGCGCCGCATATCATCTGGCCGCTGCGTTTCGTGCTGCCGCATCATCCCGGCCTGCGCCCAGCCTGGATGATCCGCATTGGCCTGTTCCTCTACGATCATCTCGCCAGCCGGGTCAGTCTTCCGGGTTCGGTTGGTATCTCGCTCAGAAATGATCCGCGCGGCGCACCGCTGAAACCCAGCTTCACGCGCGGCTTTGAATACAGCGACGGCTGGGTCGATGATTCCCGCCTGGTGGTGCTGAACGCCATGAGCGCGCGCGAGCTTGGCGCCGAGGTGCATACCCGCACCGCCGTTACCGCCGCGCGGCGCGAGAACAGCCTGTGGCACGCCACTCTGGTGGACCAGGATAGCGGCCAGAGCCGCGAGGTGACGGCGCGCGGCATCGTCAATGCCGCCGGCCCCTGGGTGCGCGACCTGCTGGTGGGCGGCTTTGGCCGCAACCCGAAGAATGCCGTGCGCCTGATCAAGGGCAGCCATATCGTGACACGCAGGCTGTTCGAGGGCGAGCATTGCTACATCTTCCAGAATGCCGATGGCCGCGTGCTGTTCGCTGTTCCCTACGAACAGGATTACACGCTGATCGGCACCACCGATGTGGCGCTGCAAAGCCTGGATGGCCCGCCGCGCATCAGCGAGGAAGAAATCGACTACCTGCTGGCTTCGGCTTCTGAGTATTTCGCCAAGCCGGTGCAGCGCGACGACATCGTGTGGTCCTATGCCGGCGTGCGCCCGCTCTATGACGATGGCGAGAACGATCCTTCCGCCATCACCCGCGATTACGTGCTGGATCTTGAAGCCGATGCGGCACCTTTGCTCTCGGTCTATGGCGGCAAGCTGACCACCTACCGGCGCCTGGCCGAACACGCCATGGACAAGCTCAAACCCTTCTACCCCGCCATGCGCAGCGGCTGGACCGCCACCGGCATCCTGCCCGGCGGCAATGTAGGCGAATTCAGCGGTTTCGCCGCCGAACTGGCACGGCGCCATGCCGGCCTCGACCAGCCCTGGCTGCACAGCCTGGCCCGGCGCCATGGCAGCCATTGCGATGCCATCCTCGGCGATGCCAAAGCGATGAGCGATCTGGGTGAGCATTTCGGCGGCGGGCTCTATGCGGCGGAAGTCTCCTGGCTGATGCGCCAGGAATGGGCACGCGAAGCCGATGACGTGATCTGGCGCCGCACCAAATGCGGCCTGCGCATGAGCGCGGTGCAACGCGAGCGGCTGCAAACCTGGATGGCCGCCAACCGGCCGAACCTGACGGAGACACCTTCGGCATGA
- the phaR gene encoding polyhydroxyalkanoate synthesis repressor PhaR, which produces MATSDNQNATGAAPAIKIKKYANRRLYNTATSSYVTLENLCQMVKDGQDFVVEDAKTGEDITRSVLTQIIFEEEGKTGQNLLPIGFLRRLISFYGDSLQSLVPSYLDVSMASFQRNQEHMRQYMAEAFGEMFPFRSLEEMGRQNIAMFQRAMTMFNPFGMPDGSSAEGKPMQPPASAGNATPTDAEMLQRQLEELRKQVEALARNKT; this is translated from the coding sequence GTGGCGACCAGCGATAACCAGAATGCGACCGGCGCGGCCCCTGCAATCAAGATCAAGAAATACGCCAACCGCCGCCTCTACAACACCGCCACCTCCTCGTATGTGACGCTGGAGAACCTGTGCCAGATGGTGAAGGACGGCCAGGATTTCGTCGTTGAGGATGCCAAGACCGGCGAGGACATCACCCGTTCCGTCCTTACCCAGATCATCTTCGAGGAAGAAGGCAAGACCGGGCAGAACCTGCTGCCCATCGGTTTCCTGCGCCGCCTGATCTCGTTCTACGGCGACAGCCTGCAGAGCCTGGTGCCGAGCTATCTCGATGTCTCGATGGCCTCGTTCCAGCGCAACCAGGAACACATGCGGCAATACATGGCCGAAGCCTTCGGCGAGATGTTCCCGTTCCGCAGCCTGGAAGAAATGGGTCGCCAGAACATCGCCATGTTCCAGCGCGCCATGACCATGTTCAATCCCTTTGGCATGCCCGATGGCAGCAGCGCCGAGGGCAAGCCGATGCAACCGCCGGCAAGCGCCGGCAATGCCACGCCCACCGATGCCGAGATGCTGCAGCGCCAGCTCGAGGAACTGCGCAAGCAGGTGGAAGCGCTGGCGCGCAACAAGACGTAA
- a CDS encoding adenylate/guanylate cyclase domain-containing protein gives MAALRFVRVRPSIAQALVLGIGLLVTLAGIAYGIAMLSGRANTVELLRDRNQRIIERSMERIRGKLEPVRQHLEGLRDRIEHGGLSIDDPKRVGDYLTAMLDGVPQLDAVGVVKKDLSATRAARIKGRVYVLQDSLLGVPGTAERMRSGEQIVDALRAKGETTKLLLWGDLIWEQELRQALVNLRAPLLVNNEFVGGMAALVSLGSLSKALKDDAEGHNWLDGEGQSFILYDDNYVLAHASLVTDEYYLSYEKPLPFLEEVHDPVLHRIWSGRKDSLLARSMMRDQDAHLVEAEGRTWIFLYQKLEGYGERPWLVGRYFPFDEIENEVKRLQFAGAIGGVTLILSLLIAWRLGRIIGQPVRELAAAAHRLQALDFDGPLLQRQRLRELDEAAQAVNAATSALNWFGHYVPRRLVSRLMREGEDAVNLSKQREVTVMFTDIVGFTSLAEHLTAPEVAELLNHHFALLAGHIEADGGVIDKFIGDSVMAVWGAIKRDENHAKNACRAVLNAAAALAEDNRLRRAAGLPALRIRVGLHSGPVVVGNIGAPGRINYTVVGDTVNIAQRLEQLGREHMAATDDVVVLASHATVELAELDSLPPEIGSIAVKGRAAEVEIYRLASIPALPPEDGAS, from the coding sequence ATGGCCGCTCTTCGGTTCGTCCGTGTGCGCCCGAGCATCGCTCAGGCGCTGGTGCTGGGTATCGGCCTGTTGGTGACCCTGGCCGGCATTGCCTATGGCATCGCCATGCTGTCTGGTCGCGCCAATACCGTGGAGCTGCTGCGCGACCGCAACCAGCGCATCATCGAGCGCTCGATGGAGCGCATCCGCGGCAAGCTGGAGCCGGTGCGCCAGCATCTCGAGGGCCTGCGCGACCGCATAGAGCATGGCGGCCTCTCGATCGATGATCCGAAACGTGTCGGCGATTATCTGACCGCCATGCTCGATGGCGTGCCGCAGCTCGATGCTGTCGGCGTGGTGAAGAAGGACCTCAGCGCCACGCGGGCTGCCCGCATCAAGGGTCGTGTGTATGTGCTGCAGGATAGCCTTCTTGGCGTGCCCGGCACGGCGGAGCGGATGCGCAGCGGCGAGCAGATCGTGGACGCACTCCGGGCCAAAGGCGAGACCACCAAGCTGCTGCTTTGGGGCGACTTGATCTGGGAACAGGAATTACGCCAGGCATTGGTGAACCTGCGCGCGCCGTTGCTGGTGAATAATGAATTCGTCGGCGGCATGGCGGCGCTGGTCTCGCTCGGCTCACTATCGAAGGCGCTCAAAGACGATGCCGAAGGGCATAACTGGCTCGATGGCGAGGGCCAAAGCTTCATCCTCTACGACGACAATTACGTACTGGCCCATGCCAGCCTGGTGACCGACGAATACTATCTCTCCTATGAGAAGCCGCTGCCCTTCCTGGAGGAAGTTCATGATCCGGTACTGCACCGCATCTGGAGCGGGCGCAAGGACAGCCTGCTGGCGCGCTCGATGATGCGCGACCAGGATGCGCATCTGGTGGAGGCCGAGGGCCGCACCTGGATTTTCCTCTATCAGAAACTGGAAGGCTATGGTGAACGGCCCTGGCTGGTCGGGCGCTATTTCCCATTCGACGAGATCGAGAATGAAGTGAAGCGCCTGCAATTCGCAGGCGCTATCGGCGGTGTCACACTGATCCTGTCGCTGCTGATCGCCTGGCGCTTGGGCCGCATCATTGGCCAGCCGGTGCGCGAACTGGCTGCCGCGGCGCATCGCCTGCAGGCGCTGGATTTCGATGGGCCGCTGCTGCAGCGCCAGCGCCTGCGCGAACTGGATGAAGCGGCGCAGGCGGTGAATGCCGCTACGTCAGCGCTGAACTGGTTCGGCCATTACGTGCCGCGCCGCCTGGTCAGCCGCCTGATGCGCGAGGGCGAGGATGCGGTGAATCTGTCAAAGCAGCGCGAGGTGACGGTGATGTTCACCGACATCGTCGGCTTCACCTCGCTGGCCGAACACCTCACCGCGCCGGAAGTGGCCGAATTGCTGAACCACCATTTCGCCCTGCTGGCCGGCCATATCGAGGCCGATGGCGGCGTAATCGACAAGTTCATCGGCGATTCCGTGATGGCGGTGTGGGGCGCGATCAAGCGCGACGAGAACCATGCCAAGAATGCCTGCCGCGCCGTGCTGAACGCCGCCGCCGCCCTGGCCGAGGATAACCGGCTGCGCCGTGCCGCCGGGCTGCCGGCCCTGCGCATCCGCGTCGGCCTGCATTCCGGCCCCGTGGTGGTGGGCAATATCGGCGCCCCTGGTCGGATCAACTACACCGTGGTGGGCGACACGGTGAATATCGCCCAGCGCCTGGAACAATTGGGCCGCGAGCATATGGCGGCAACCGACGATGTGGTGGTGCTGGCCAGCCATGCCACCGTGGAACTGGCCGAACTGGACAGCCTGCCGCCGGAAATCGGCAGCATCGCTGTGAAGGGCCGCGCCGCCGAGGTCGAGATCTACCGCCTGGCGTCGATTCCGGCCTTGCCGCCCGAGGATGGCGCCTCTTAA